One Calditrichota bacterium genomic window carries:
- a CDS encoding ATP-dependent Clp protease ATP-binding subunit gives MRNNFSSRVQMVIQFSREEAIRLGHDYIGTEHLLLGLLREGEGIAAEILKNLGIDLDELKKAIEETVKSSGETVTMGNIPFTKRAEKVLKMSYVEAERYKSDIIGTEHLLLALSKERDGVAAQILMSFGVNYEAIREELDNIIKGTPTMREEGYKKSKTPALDHFGRDLTELARKGELDPIIGRDEEIQRVAQILSRRKKNNPVLIGEPGVGKTAIAEGLALRIIERKVPRVLHNKRVVTLDLGAIVAGTKYRGQFEERIKAILTELAKSRDVILFIDELHTIVGAGGASGSLDASNMFKPALARGELQCIGATTLDEYRQYIEKDGALERRFQKIMVDPPSVDQTIEILMGLRERYEKHHRVHFTDEALRQAVKMSERYITDRFLPDKAIDVMDEAGSMVHLANIHVPKEIVELEEKIKEVRKEKEKVISAQEFEKAAELRDQEKRLNLSLESEKRKWQEAEDEIIATVEEKDIAKVVSMMTGIPVVRVAKTESERLLEMEKELRKHLIGQDDVVRSLARAIQRTRAGLKDPNRPIGSFMFLGPTGVGKTYLAKVLAEYLFEDEEALIRIDMSEFMEKFSVSRLTGAPPGYVGYEEGGQLTERVRRHPYSVVLFDEIEKAHPDVFNILLQILDEGHVTDGLGRKVDFRHTILIMTSNLGVRNIQKGSSIGFSHHDEKTDYENMRSKIMDEIQKLFNPEFVNRLDEIVVFRQLTKSDMMKIVDIVLEDVFSRLEDREIEITLTDGAREFLVDKGFDPVNGARPLKRTVQKYLEDPLAEELLKGKFQDGSQIQVRKKGDHLEFVEIGRKFIDANKKADQAEQV, from the coding sequence ATGAGAAATAATTTTTCAAGTCGCGTGCAAATGGTTATTCAATTTTCCCGTGAGGAAGCCATTCGTTTAGGGCACGATTACATCGGGACCGAACACCTTCTCCTGGGGCTCTTACGAGAAGGAGAAGGAATTGCTGCTGAGATCTTGAAAAATTTAGGAATAGATTTGGATGAACTCAAAAAGGCGATTGAAGAAACGGTTAAATCTTCCGGCGAAACGGTAACCATGGGGAATATCCCCTTTACAAAACGCGCCGAAAAAGTACTGAAAATGTCGTACGTGGAAGCGGAGCGGTATAAATCGGATATTATTGGAACGGAGCACCTGCTTCTGGCCCTTTCCAAAGAAAGAGATGGGGTTGCGGCGCAAATACTTATGAGCTTTGGCGTAAATTATGAAGCCATACGGGAGGAGTTGGATAATATTATTAAAGGAACACCAACCATGCGGGAGGAAGGATATAAAAAATCAAAAACACCCGCGCTCGACCATTTTGGACGAGATTTGACGGAATTGGCCCGAAAGGGGGAATTGGACCCCATTATCGGGCGGGATGAAGAGATTCAGCGGGTGGCTCAGATTCTCAGTCGACGCAAGAAAAACAACCCCGTGCTCATTGGAGAACCGGGGGTTGGCAAAACGGCCATTGCAGAAGGATTGGCTTTGCGAATTATCGAACGAAAGGTTCCCCGGGTGCTTCACAACAAGCGGGTGGTTACGCTGGATTTGGGAGCCATCGTGGCGGGAACAAAATACAGAGGACAATTTGAGGAGCGGATCAAGGCCATTTTAACGGAATTGGCCAAGTCCCGGGATGTCATTCTTTTTATTGATGAATTACACACCATTGTGGGTGCCGGCGGAGCGTCTGGCTCGCTGGATGCATCCAACATGTTTAAACCCGCTTTGGCTCGGGGAGAACTTCAGTGTATCGGGGCAACCACACTGGATGAGTATCGCCAGTACATCGAAAAAGACGGGGCACTGGAACGCCGGTTTCAGAAAATTATGGTCGATCCCCCGTCTGTAGATCAAACCATTGAAATACTGATGGGATTGCGGGAACGGTACGAAAAGCACCACCGGGTACATTTTACCGACGAAGCACTTCGGCAGGCGGTAAAAATGTCGGAACGGTACATTACCGACCGGTTTTTACCGGATAAGGCGATCGATGTGATGGATGAAGCGGGCTCGATGGTGCATCTGGCAAATATTCATGTCCCCAAAGAAATTGTTGAATTGGAAGAGAAAATCAAAGAGGTGCGTAAGGAAAAAGAGAAGGTTATCAGCGCACAGGAATTTGAGAAAGCCGCTGAATTACGGGATCAGGAAAAACGCCTGAATCTGAGTCTGGAATCTGAAAAGCGAAAATGGCAGGAAGCGGAAGACGAAATTATTGCGACGGTGGAGGAGAAAGATATCGCCAAAGTCGTTTCGATGATGACCGGTATTCCTGTTGTGCGGGTTGCGAAAACAGAATCCGAACGCCTTTTGGAAATGGAAAAGGAACTTCGCAAGCACCTCATTGGTCAGGATGACGTTGTGAGGAGCCTGGCCCGGGCGATTCAACGCACACGCGCCGGATTAAAAGATCCCAATCGACCTATTGGTTCGTTTATGTTTCTGGGGCCTACCGGTGTGGGGAAAACCTACCTGGCAAAGGTTTTGGCAGAATACCTTTTTGAAGATGAGGAAGCCCTTATTCGAATCGATATGTCGGAGTTCATGGAAAAGTTCTCTGTTTCCCGGCTCACCGGAGCCCCTCCGGGCTACGTTGGGTATGAGGAGGGAGGTCAGCTCACCGAACGGGTGCGCCGGCATCCCTATTCAGTCGTCCTTTTCGATGAAATTGAAAAGGCTCATCCGGATGTCTTTAACATTTTGCTTCAGATTTTGGATGAGGGACACGTCACCGATGGCCTGGGGCGAAAGGTGGATTTCAGACACACGATTCTGATCATGACCTCCAATCTCGGGGTTCGGAATATTCAAAAGGGCTCCAGTATCGGATTCAGCCATCACGATGAAAAGACCGATTACGAGAATATGCGTTCCAAAATAATGGATGAAATTCAGAAGCTCTTTAACCCCGAATTTGTAAATCGCCTGGATGAAATTGTTGTCTTTCGGCAATTGACCAAATCCGATATGATGAAGATTGTGGATATTGTTTTGGAAGATGTGTTTTCCCGTCTGGAAGATCGGGAAATCGAAATTACGTTGACGGATGGTGCCCGTGAATTCTTAGTGGATAAGGGATTTGATCCCGTGAATGGGGCGCGGCCCTTAAAACGCACCGTTCAAAAGTATCTGGAAGATCCGCTGGCCGAGGAACTGCTGAAAGGAAAATTTCAGGACGGCAGTCAAATTCAGGTGCGTAAGAAGGGCGATCACCTGGAGTTTGTGGAAATCGGTCGGAAATTCATTGACGCCAATAAAAAAGCAGATCAGGCCGAACAAGTGTAA
- a CDS encoding glucose-6-phosphate isomerase: MDKQKFEIRLDFSNVMAENVGTEHGLKKDDLDALQEKTRDIHFNFYRLRERKELPFMNLPFEKEVVDEISSYVHSIEGRFKNYVHIGIGGSALGPIAVQSALHHPFFNLLPPEKRGKIPRMFFLDNIDPETTAALLEIIDPEDTLFTIVTKSGGTAETISTFMIFLEKLKLALKDRYKDHLVFITDPVKGFLRKLATEEGIQAFAIPPGVGGRFSVLTPVGLFPAILSGLNADDLLNGAGWAVSRCGTEDLWKNPAYLFGAINYKMYEKGKRSVVMMPYSDRLYRVADWFRQLWAESLGKKLNLKNEPVFVGPTPIKALGATDQHSQVQLYVEGPFDKLFAFLEVEHFSETVTLPSFKPDESTTGYLGGQTLNALIAAEKKATELALTRNERPNVTFKFPVVNEFTVGQMFMILEIATAYTGYLFEIDPFNQPRRGRRQNCHVRLDGT, translated from the coding sequence ATGGACAAACAAAAATTTGAAATTCGGCTGGATTTTTCAAATGTAATGGCTGAAAATGTGGGGACGGAACATGGGCTTAAAAAGGACGACCTCGATGCCCTTCAGGAAAAAACACGGGATATTCATTTTAATTTTTACCGGCTTCGCGAACGAAAAGAACTTCCATTTATGAATTTGCCGTTTGAAAAGGAGGTTGTCGACGAAATTTCCTCTTACGTGCATTCTATTGAGGGACGATTCAAAAATTACGTTCATATCGGAATCGGAGGCTCGGCACTCGGCCCCATTGCCGTGCAGTCGGCGCTGCACCATCCCTTTTTTAATTTGCTTCCGCCTGAAAAACGGGGAAAGATTCCCCGGATGTTTTTTCTGGACAACATTGATCCGGAAACCACGGCCGCTCTGCTGGAGATTATTGATCCTGAGGACACCCTTTTTACCATCGTAACGAAATCCGGGGGGACGGCGGAGACGATATCCACGTTTATGATTTTTCTAGAAAAATTGAAACTTGCACTGAAAGATCGGTACAAAGATCACCTTGTTTTTATTACCGATCCGGTCAAAGGATTCCTGAGAAAATTAGCGACGGAAGAAGGCATTCAGGCGTTTGCCATTCCTCCCGGGGTAGGAGGACGGTTCTCCGTCCTGACGCCGGTGGGGCTGTTCCCGGCCATTTTGTCGGGTCTGAATGCGGATGATCTTCTCAATGGAGCAGGTTGGGCGGTGTCCAGATGCGGAACGGAAGACCTCTGGAAAAATCCGGCCTACCTTTTTGGGGCAATCAATTATAAGATGTACGAAAAGGGCAAGCGCTCCGTGGTTATGATGCCTTACTCTGACCGACTGTACCGGGTTGCCGATTGGTTTCGTCAACTGTGGGCGGAAAGCCTGGGGAAGAAGCTCAACCTGAAAAATGAACCGGTTTTCGTGGGCCCCACCCCCATTAAGGCTCTTGGGGCAACCGATCAGCATTCACAGGTGCAATTGTATGTAGAAGGCCCTTTTGACAAATTGTTTGCGTTTCTGGAAGTGGAACACTTTTCGGAAACGGTGACTCTGCCTTCCTTTAAACCGGATGAAAGCACCACGGGATATTTGGGGGGCCAAACCCTGAACGCCCTTATCGCTGCCGAAAAAAAGGCCACCGAACTGGCACTTACCCGGAATGAACGGCCGAATGTGACCTTCAAATTTCCGGTTGTGAATGAATTCACCGTGGGTCAAATGTTTATGATTCTTGAAATTGCAACGGCCTATACCGGTTACCTGTTTGAGATCGATCCCTTCAACCAGCCCCGGCGTGGAAGAAGGCAAAATTGCCACGTACGCCTTGATGGGACGTAA